One Methylobacterium oryzae DNA window includes the following coding sequences:
- a CDS encoding glycosyltransferase family 2 protein translates to MTDRPALDVVIVNWNGGGLLRACLASLAAARDAAAVQVTVVDNASTDGSTETLPALPRPLRLIQNTANLGFGRACDQGAAAGDAPAILFLNPDTQVAPDALGVALAALAADPRTGIVGARLVDPDGRTARSCARAPSALGLLGRALALDRLGLVRPHFLLEWDHAEDRAVDQVMGAFLMIRRDLFRSLGGFDPRFFVYWEDADLCERARAAGFAVRHVAGAVARHVGQGTTRQVRARRLFYFLRSQILYAGKHHGAATALGLAAASFGAQVPLRLALALARRSPREAAEVLRAAGLLAAALPGLVPDLLRAARARPAA, encoded by the coding sequence GTGACCGACCGCCCTGCCCTCGACGTCGTGATCGTCAACTGGAACGGCGGCGGCCTGCTGCGCGCCTGCCTCGCGAGCCTCGCGGCCGCGCGGGACGCCGCGGCCGTGCAGGTCACCGTGGTGGACAACGCCTCGACGGACGGCTCCACCGAGACCCTGCCCGCCCTGCCCCGCCCGCTCCGGCTGATCCAGAACACCGCGAATCTCGGCTTCGGCCGGGCCTGCGACCAGGGCGCCGCCGCCGGCGACGCCCCCGCGATCCTGTTCCTGAACCCTGACACGCAGGTCGCGCCCGACGCGCTCGGCGTGGCCCTGGCCGCCCTGGCGGCCGACCCGCGGACCGGGATCGTGGGCGCGCGGCTCGTCGACCCGGACGGGCGGACCGCGCGCTCCTGCGCCCGGGCGCCCTCGGCGCTGGGCCTCCTCGGCCGCGCCCTGGCGCTGGACCGCCTCGGCCTCGTGCGGCCGCACTTCCTGCTGGAGTGGGACCACGCGGAGGACCGCGCCGTCGACCAGGTGATGGGCGCCTTCCTGATGATCCGCCGCGACCTGTTCCGGAGCCTCGGCGGGTTCGACCCGCGCTTCTTCGTCTACTGGGAAGATGCCGACCTCTGCGAACGGGCCCGGGCGGCGGGCTTCGCGGTGCGGCACGTGGCCGGGGCGGTCGCCCGCCATGTCGGCCAGGGCACGACCCGGCAGGTGCGGGCGCGGCGGCTGTTCTACTTCCTGCGCAGCCAGATCCTCTACGCCGGCAAGCACCACGGCGCCGCGACGGCCCTCGGCCTGGCGGCGGCGAGCTTCGGCGCGCAGGTGCCCCTGCGTCTCGCCCTGGCCCTCGCCCGCCGCTCCCCCCGGGAGGCCGCGGAGGTCCTGCGGGCGGCGGGCCTCCTGGCCGCGGCGCTGCCGGGGCTCGTGCCGGACCTCCTGCGGGCCGCGCGCGCGCGGCCCGCCGCTTGA
- a CDS encoding glycosyltransferase family 2 protein, which produces MTGRPAPVTGPITGPVTGTRPVPDPRLGSLVLGITLFRPRPDQVARVRALASAGDAAVIAFDNGGLPAGTADQLARAGVTLLSAGTNLGIAEALNRIAAAARAAGGGTLLLLDQDAEPPADLAVALLAARDRLREAGIPAAVVGPAPAPAPGHKAPAYPPRPGAPARDGLAPVQFLATSGSLVDLDAFARVGPFRGDFFIDGVELEWCFRAWSLGYGCYRADAVAIPHRVGGGTIRAFGITMPRQPLFRMATYLRNAIYAWRLPHVPPRWKLAQAAYLPLQAGLYWADSGFRPAVLLRLLAAARDGALGRLGPPRDLPRDMP; this is translated from the coding sequence GTGACGGGCCGTCCCGCGCCCGTCACCGGACCCATCACCGGACCCGTCACCGGGACGCGGCCGGTGCCCGACCCGCGGCTCGGCAGCCTCGTCCTCGGGATCACCCTGTTCCGGCCGCGGCCGGACCAAGTGGCGCGCGTCCGGGCCCTGGCCTCGGCCGGCGACGCCGCGGTGATCGCCTTCGACAATGGCGGCCTCCCGGCCGGGACGGCCGACCAGCTCGCCCGGGCCGGCGTGACCCTGCTGTCGGCGGGCACGAATCTCGGCATCGCCGAGGCGCTCAACCGGATCGCGGCGGCCGCCCGTGCCGCGGGGGGCGGGACCCTCCTCCTCCTCGACCAGGACGCGGAGCCGCCCGCGGATCTCGCCGTCGCGCTGCTGGCGGCGCGGGACCGGCTGCGGGAGGCCGGGATCCCGGCGGCGGTGGTGGGCCCGGCGCCCGCGCCGGCACCGGGCCACAAGGCGCCGGCCTACCCGCCCCGTCCCGGCGCGCCGGCACGCGACGGCCTCGCTCCCGTGCAGTTCCTGGCGACCTCGGGCTCGCTCGTCGACCTCGACGCCTTCGCGCGGGTCGGGCCGTTCCGCGGCGACTTCTTCATCGACGGGGTCGAGCTCGAATGGTGCTTCCGTGCCTGGAGCCTCGGCTACGGCTGCTACCGAGCCGACGCCGTCGCGATCCCGCACCGCGTGGGCGGCGGGACGATCCGGGCCTTCGGGATCACGATGCCGCGCCAGCCCCTGTTCCGCATGGCGACCTACCTGCGCAACGCGATCTACGCGTGGCGGCTGCCGCACGTGCCGCCGCGCTGGAAACTCGCCCAGGCCGCCTACCTGCCGCTCCAGGCCGGGCTGTACTGGGCGGATTCGGGCTTCCGGCCCGCCGTGCTGCTCAGGCTCCTCGCGGCCGCGCGCGACGGCGCCCTCGGGCGCCTCGGGCCGCCCCGGGACCTGCCCCGGGACATGCCGTGA
- a CDS encoding PadR family transcriptional regulator, producing the protein MHPYVSDGLHADPFDAFRVRAHRGPMGADPRGRHGPHGHPGRGPGDRRMFGRGGRGDLARFFAHGDLRLVILHLIAEKPRHGYEIIKAIEERVGGAYSPSPGTVYPTLTLLEELGHVTVTPGEGTKRLHAITPEGQAFLDGNRSTLEAILARMAEAEAARGDGPPPSVVRAKEGLKLALQMRLARGPLSAEQAAAITAALEAATAAVERA; encoded by the coding sequence ATGCATCCCTATGTCTCGGACGGCCTGCACGCCGATCCCTTCGACGCCTTCCGCGTCCGCGCCCATCGCGGGCCGATGGGCGCCGACCCCCGCGGACGGCACGGGCCCCACGGCCACCCGGGTCGCGGTCCCGGCGACCGCCGGATGTTCGGCCGCGGCGGCCGCGGCGACCTCGCGCGCTTCTTCGCCCACGGCGACCTGCGCCTCGTCATCCTCCACCTGATCGCCGAGAAGCCGCGCCACGGCTACGAGATCATCAAGGCGATCGAGGAGCGGGTCGGCGGCGCCTACAGCCCGAGCCCCGGGACCGTCTACCCGACGCTGACCCTCCTGGAGGAACTCGGCCACGTCACGGTGACCCCCGGGGAGGGCACCAAGCGGCTGCACGCGATAACGCCCGAGGGGCAGGCCTTCCTGGACGGCAACCGCTCGACCCTCGAGGCGATCCTCGCCCGGATGGCGGAGGCCGAGGCCGCCCGGGGCGACGGTCCCCCGCCCTCGGTCGTGCGCGCCAAGGAGGGGCTGAAGCTCGCCCTGCAGATGCGGCTCGCCCGCGGCCCGCTCAGCGCCGAGCAGGCCGCCGCCATCACGGCGGCCCTGGAGGCGGCGACCGCCGCGGTGGAGCGGGCGTGA